A part of Candidatus Acidulodesulfobacterium ferriphilum genomic DNA contains:
- a CDS encoding cation-transporting P-type ATPase has product MNQSLDSGLSAQEAKERLAKFGHNQIFKADRISFFKIVWHEIREPMILLLLAVGFFYSLWGKLHDSLAIFIIIFLMVLAEVYNEFRAKKAIASLEKITAPRTKVKRDGKVQEIASEEIVPGDILVLTRGTKIAADAVLKKAIGAEIDESALTGESFPQRKIAGDEIFAGTILISGEGEAETVKTGKKTKMGEIAATLKELKPPKTALQKAMKSLAGKLVYLALFFSILIPVVGILQGEDLRRMVLTGLLIAFVTIPEELPIIITMVLGLGTYALSKHNFLIKEIKSAEILGNATCIVTDKTGTVTVGKMNIDKIYPEAKEDEILKNALGATTEYSFSHIEQSIKERAVKKSLLFSPGEILAQSNIDNNRKTKAVVRKDKEVIKLYVSGSPEEVFSKSSYIDNETKAMLEKETSRGKRVIATASKRLSPHQNDFDFDAMEKEMDFAGLISFEDPPRKGVKETIGIAKKAGIRTIMVTGDHPLTAGYIAEKVGIFGTDKVMTGDDLDKLSDNDIKTVLKETSVFARTAAGHKYRIVKILQEMGEVVAVTGDGINDVLALKAADIGIAMGQKGTDVAKDAAGIVLADDNYITLTHGIFEGRKFFDNLLKAVKYYLSVKTGLVLIFFTAVLLGLPLPFSPIQIIVLELFVDLGASAGFVAEPEEKGIYLRPPQKSEENMFGGKSIRDVLLKGTVLFFAVMAAYFWARIQGFDIGKIQTFAFSAWIFAHISLAFVSRSDKESVFSLGLLKNGTIDIWGAGAITFLMAAVYIPVFGERFNLVQISFVQLMTIFSATIFIVGLLEIKKLIGKTWLKYPAGLEV; this is encoded by the coding sequence ATGAATCAATCGCTCGACAGCGGGCTTAGCGCTCAAGAAGCAAAAGAAAGGCTTGCAAAGTTCGGACATAACCAAATTTTTAAGGCAGACAGAATTAGTTTTTTTAAAATTGTCTGGCATGAAATTAGGGAGCCGATGATTTTGCTTTTGCTTGCGGTGGGATTTTTTTATTCCCTTTGGGGAAAATTACACGATTCGCTCGCAATTTTTATCATTATTTTTCTTATGGTTTTAGCCGAAGTTTATAATGAATTTCGCGCAAAGAAAGCCATTGCTTCTCTGGAAAAAATTACCGCGCCCAGAACAAAAGTCAAAAGAGATGGAAAGGTTCAAGAAATTGCCTCGGAAGAGATTGTGCCGGGCGATATACTGGTATTGACTCGCGGAACAAAGATTGCCGCCGATGCCGTGCTTAAAAAAGCGATTGGAGCGGAAATAGACGAATCCGCCCTGACAGGTGAATCTTTTCCCCAAAGAAAAATTGCGGGGGATGAAATTTTTGCCGGCACTATATTAATAAGCGGAGAAGGCGAGGCGGAAACGGTAAAAACCGGCAAAAAGACAAAGATGGGAGAGATTGCCGCGACGCTTAAAGAATTAAAGCCGCCTAAGACGGCATTACAGAAAGCGATGAAATCATTAGCCGGAAAACTGGTATATCTGGCCCTTTTTTTCTCTATTTTAATTCCCGTCGTTGGAATTTTGCAAGGCGAGGATTTGCGCAGGATGGTTTTAACAGGGCTTCTGATTGCTTTTGTAACTATTCCGGAAGAGTTGCCGATTATCATAACCATGGTGTTGGGGTTAGGCACATATGCCCTTTCCAAGCACAATTTCCTTATCAAGGAAATAAAATCGGCAGAAATTCTTGGCAATGCCACCTGTATTGTTACCGATAAAACTGGAACGGTAACGGTAGGGAAGATGAATATCGACAAAATTTATCCCGAGGCAAAAGAAGACGAAATTCTAAAAAATGCTCTCGGGGCAACGACCGAATACTCTTTTTCCCATATAGAACAATCCATTAAAGAAAGGGCAGTGAAAAAAAGCCTCCTTTTTTCTCCCGGTGAAATTTTAGCCCAAAGCAATATAGATAATAACAGAAAAACGAAAGCAGTCGTCAGAAAGGACAAAGAAGTTATTAAATTGTATGTAAGCGGTTCTCCCGAAGAAGTTTTTTCAAAATCTTCCTATATAGATAATGAAACAAAAGCGATGCTGGAGAAAGAGACTTCCCGGGGAAAAAGGGTTATTGCAACAGCTTCAAAGAGGCTGAGTCCCCATCAAAATGATTTTGATTTTGATGCTATGGAGAAAGAAATGGATTTTGCGGGACTTATCAGTTTTGAAGATCCGCCGAGGAAGGGAGTAAAAGAAACTATCGGTATTGCTAAGAAAGCGGGTATCAGAACAATAATGGTAACTGGAGATCATCCTTTGACGGCGGGTTATATTGCCGAAAAAGTAGGCATTTTTGGAACAGATAAAGTAATGACCGGCGATGATTTAGATAAATTAAGCGATAACGATATTAAAACCGTTTTGAAGGAAACATCCGTCTTTGCGCGGACAGCCGCAGGGCATAAATATCGTATAGTGAAGATATTGCAGGAAATGGGCGAAGTAGTAGCCGTGACCGGAGACGGAATCAACGATGTTTTGGCGCTTAAAGCCGCGGATATCGGTATTGCAATGGGGCAAAAAGGGACGGATGTCGCTAAGGACGCAGCAGGTATTGTTTTAGCCGATGATAATTATATTACGCTCACCCACGGAATTTTTGAAGGGCGAAAGTTTTTTGACAATCTTTTAAAGGCTGTGAAATATTATCTTTCGGTAAAAACAGGCCTGGTATTGATTTTTTTTACCGCCGTTTTGCTGGGTTTGCCTCTGCCGTTCTCGCCAATCCAGATTATTGTTCTGGAACTATTTGTGGATTTAGGCGCATCCGCCGGTTTTGTGGCCGAACCCGAAGAAAAAGGGATATATTTAAGGCCGCCGCAAAAGTCGGAAGAAAACATGTTCGGCGGTAAATCTATCCGGGATGTCTTGCTAAAAGGCACGGTGTTATTCTTTGCCGTAATGGCCGCGTATTTTTGGGCAAGAATACAGGGCTTTGATATCGGTAAAATTCAAACTTTTGCATTTTCCGCCTGGATTTTTGCGCACATTTCTTTAGCTTTCGTTTCCCGCTCGGATAAAGAATCCGTATTTTCTTTAGGGTTACTGAAAAACGGCACCATAGACATATGGGGGGCGGGAGCGATAACTTTCCTTATGGCGGCGGTTTATATTCCTGTTTTTGGCGAAAGATTCAATCTTGTTCAAATTAGCTTTGTTCAATTAATGACGATTTTTTCGGCAACAATTTTCATTGTAGGCTTATTGGAGATCAAAAAATTAATCGGAAAAACGTGGTTAAAATATCCGGCCGGACTTGAAGTTTAA
- a CDS encoding cation-translocating P-type ATPase, translating to MSFSDTGLSSDEVRRRIEAGQVNRTDRFTKRTISAIIRNNILTLFVAILTAAVGALLLIGAYDDAVVLGAVTAANILAGIIGELRAKRALDQLAILIRRKITVIRNGSEETIWLDEVVKDDLVVLRSGDPVIADGVIAESSGLFLDESLLTGEADLIAKHNGDPVLSGSYCVWGEGRYFAAGVGVASNAGALTAQAKTYKIFRSPLERAIGQIIRVLIAIMILLSFLIVMANYIQDLPVVASILEIATMIKALVPEGLVLVTTTAFALGAFRSARRHVLVQKLNAVESISHLTVLCLDKTGTLGTNRLIFDGLEVLDATHGDVADQLQAFVGAVREKNETLRTIEAVFPGIPSNLIDELPFSSKTKLSAVQILYRDEEVSLWLGAPESLMQGRAAKAQEDKLAGLRRSGLRVLAFARSQASLKQRGDLNILAFIILRDELRPNVRETVSFFGTRGIKLKILSGDHPETVAAIAMQAGLNVADPVYVGADLDLLTPDEFKTAVMRGQIFGRLVPQQKQKIVKYLQETGEFVGMVGDGINDILALKQADIGIAMKSGAAAALDIADIVLLKNTFAHLPTLAREGDRIIYNIKRVAKLFLTKNVYSLFFVLFSGFVGLPFPLSPRFITWIDLLTVGTPAFLLTLMSAHVPKQTVNDFLRETLGFSLIAGLIIALVSLIVYTDFFLWQNPMANYDKTAALSIVILMGLYIVYYVTPVERKSDSSLMQKAVVWAILAVGLILNVLAVYWGRLSGFIGLVALDAVSWFIIIAAAVVGSIAFHILLKSFRGI from the coding sequence ATGAGTTTCTCCGATACGGGATTGAGTTCCGACGAGGTTCGCCGGCGGATTGAGGCCGGACAAGTCAACCGGACGGATCGTTTCACGAAGCGAACTATTTCCGCAATTATTCGCAATAATATTTTAACATTGTTTGTCGCCATATTGACAGCCGCGGTAGGCGCTTTATTACTTATAGGCGCATACGACGATGCGGTTGTCCTTGGCGCCGTTACGGCGGCTAATATTCTTGCGGGTATAATTGGAGAGCTCCGCGCTAAACGAGCCCTCGACCAGTTGGCTATTCTTATTCGGCGAAAGATTACCGTTATCCGCAACGGGAGCGAAGAAACCATCTGGTTAGACGAAGTAGTTAAAGACGATCTGGTTGTGCTGCGTTCTGGTGACCCCGTTATCGCAGACGGCGTCATCGCAGAGTCGTCAGGCCTCTTTCTTGATGAATCCCTGCTCACGGGGGAAGCCGATTTGATCGCAAAACATAACGGCGATCCGGTATTATCAGGCAGTTATTGTGTATGGGGAGAAGGCAGATACTTTGCTGCCGGGGTCGGCGTGGCTTCAAACGCCGGCGCACTTACCGCTCAAGCTAAAACTTACAAGATATTCAGGTCGCCTTTAGAGCGGGCTATCGGTCAAATAATCAGGGTTCTTATTGCAATTATGATACTGTTATCCTTTCTGATAGTTATGGCTAATTACATTCAGGACTTGCCGGTTGTGGCGAGCATTCTTGAGATAGCGACAATGATCAAGGCTCTGGTGCCGGAGGGTTTAGTGCTGGTTACGACCACGGCTTTCGCGCTCGGAGCCTTTCGCTCAGCCAGACGGCATGTGCTGGTTCAGAAGCTGAATGCGGTCGAGTCGATTAGCCATTTAACCGTACTATGCCTCGATAAAACGGGTACGCTTGGAACAAACCGTCTCATATTCGATGGACTTGAGGTTCTCGATGCAACGCATGGCGATGTAGCCGATCAGCTGCAAGCATTTGTCGGCGCGGTGCGCGAGAAGAACGAAACATTGCGGACAATAGAGGCTGTATTTCCGGGAATTCCAAGTAATCTGATCGATGAACTCCCGTTTTCGTCCAAAACCAAATTAAGCGCCGTACAAATTCTATATAGGGATGAGGAAGTCTCCCTGTGGCTCGGCGCACCGGAGAGTCTTATGCAGGGGCGTGCTGCAAAGGCGCAGGAAGATAAACTTGCCGGGTTGCGCCGTTCGGGATTGCGCGTGCTCGCATTCGCAAGAAGTCAGGCCTCGTTAAAACAGCGGGGCGATTTAAATATTCTCGCCTTCATTATACTGCGTGACGAGCTTAGGCCTAATGTCCGCGAGACTGTCAGTTTTTTTGGGACGCGTGGAATTAAACTGAAGATACTTTCCGGCGACCATCCCGAAACCGTAGCGGCTATAGCGATGCAAGCCGGCTTGAATGTCGCGGACCCGGTTTATGTCGGCGCAGATCTTGATTTGCTCACTCCTGACGAGTTTAAAACAGCGGTAATGCGGGGTCAGATTTTTGGCCGCCTCGTACCGCAGCAAAAACAGAAGATTGTCAAATATCTACAGGAAACAGGTGAATTTGTCGGAATGGTGGGGGACGGGATTAATGATATTCTGGCGCTCAAACAAGCCGACATCGGTATTGCAATGAAGTCGGGAGCGGCGGCGGCATTAGATATCGCAGACATAGTTCTTCTTAAAAATACTTTTGCGCACCTGCCGACACTTGCACGGGAAGGAGATCGTATCATATATAATATCAAACGGGTTGCCAAACTATTCCTGACAAAAAATGTTTATAGCCTTTTCTTCGTGCTTTTTTCCGGCTTTGTCGGGCTGCCGTTTCCGCTGAGTCCAAGATTTATTACATGGATTGATTTGCTCACCGTCGGTACGCCTGCATTTTTGCTAACTTTGATGAGCGCACATGTTCCAAAACAGACGGTCAACGATTTCTTGCGTGAAACACTGGGGTTTTCCCTTATCGCAGGACTGATTATTGCACTGGTCTCACTGATAGTTTACACGGACTTTTTCCTTTGGCAGAACCCGATGGCAAACTACGATAAAACAGCTGCCCTGTCGATAGTCATATTGATGGGTCTTTATATCGTCTATTATGTTACTCCGGTAGAAAGGAAAAGTGATTCTTCGCTGATGCAAAAGGCGGTAGTCTGGGCTATACTGGCGGTTGGCCTGATTTTGAATGTCCTTGCCGTCTATTGGGGCAGGCTAAGCGGCTTCATCGGACTCGTGGCGCTCGATGCAGTTTCATGGTTCATAATCATTGCGGCAGCCGTAGTCGGCAGCATTGCCTTTCATATTTTGCTTAAATCGTTTCGAGGTATATAA
- the moaC gene encoding cyclic pyranopterin monophosphate synthase MoaC: MKLTHLDEKGMPKMVDVSQKADTVRIASAHAKVSMSKEAFNLAVSKGGKKGDVFGTAKIAGIMAAKQTSGLIPLCHPLNIEDCDITFEPDENESAINIKSTVKISGKTGVEMESLTAASVAALTIYDMLKAVDKSIEISEIYLITKEGGKSGLYTRIKEKV, translated from the coding sequence ATGAAATTAACCCATCTCGATGAAAAGGGAATGCCAAAAATGGTCGATGTTTCTCAAAAAGCGGACACCGTCAGAATCGCTTCCGCCCATGCAAAGGTATCGATGTCAAAGGAGGCATTTAACCTTGCGGTAAGCAAAGGCGGCAAAAAAGGAGATGTGTTCGGAACGGCTAAAATTGCAGGCATTATGGCTGCAAAACAAACCTCGGGGCTGATTCCGTTATGCCATCCGTTGAATATCGAAGATTGCGATATTACCTTTGAACCGGATGAAAATGAAAGTGCGATAAATATAAAATCCACCGTTAAAATATCCGGTAAAACAGGGGTAGAAATGGAAAGCTTGACTGCGGCGTCCGTTGCCGCGTTAACTATTTACGATATGCTAAAGGCGGTCGATAAATCAATCGAAATATCGGAAATTTATCTTATCACGAAAGAGGGTGGAAAAAGCGGATTATACACAAGGATAAAAGAAAAAGTCTGA
- a CDS encoding N-acetyl-gamma-glutamyl-phosphate reductase yields MIKVSVIGASGYSGIYLIHALSLRQDVSISFITSQSFAGKKLSEAFPLFIKPAFKKNPISNLLFSAYDEDTISSSSDIVFFCLPHGESSKLIPNILKKNNRVKIVDIGADFRFDDLKIYEEFYGKHNFAGLNSKFIYGLSDVFYEKIKNSQFVANPGCYPTGALLPLLPLFFKDAVDLKNPVIIDALSGISGDGRGLKLSNLFCEVENSVKAYNIWSHRHMPEIKEKITAAFLANNKDNKYKDGISLKVLFTPHRIPIARGILTTIYLKLKDGISEGEIFTLYNDFYGDSPFVSILESIQNCDIKNVIYSNNCHIAFEAGKNKGEEGFLKIFSVIDNLGKGASLQAVQNMNLMFNLEPDFGIPEYSPFP; encoded by the coding sequence ATGATAAAAGTCTCTGTTATAGGCGCCTCGGGTTATAGCGGCATTTACTTAATCCACGCGCTCTCTTTAAGGCAGGATGTTTCCATATCCTTCATAACATCCCAAAGTTTTGCCGGCAAAAAGCTTTCGGAGGCTTTTCCTTTATTCATAAAGCCCGCATTTAAAAAAAATCCAATTTCGAATCTATTATTTAGCGCTTACGATGAGGATACTATCTCCTCATCATCCGATATAGTATTTTTTTGCCTGCCGCATGGGGAAAGCTCCAAACTTATCCCGAATATTTTGAAAAAAAATAATCGGGTTAAAATCGTGGATATAGGCGCAGACTTCAGATTTGACGATTTAAAGATTTATGAAGAATTTTACGGGAAACACAATTTTGCCGGCTTAAATTCTAAGTTTATTTACGGTCTTAGCGATGTTTTTTATGAAAAAATAAAAAACTCTCAATTTGTCGCCAACCCGGGCTGTTATCCGACAGGCGCTCTTTTACCCTTGCTCCCCCTTTTCTTTAAAGACGCCGTTGACCTAAAAAATCCTGTTATAATCGATGCCCTATCTGGAATTTCAGGCGACGGACGCGGCTTAAAATTATCAAATCTTTTCTGCGAGGTCGAAAATTCCGTTAAAGCGTACAATATTTGGTCGCACAGGCATATGCCGGAAATTAAGGAAAAAATAACCGCCGCTTTTTTAGCGAATAATAAGGATAATAAATATAAAGACGGTATTTCACTCAAAGTTTTATTTACCCCCCATAGGATTCCCATTGCAAGGGGGATACTGACCACGATATACTTAAAATTAAAAGACGGTATTTCCGAAGGAGAGATTTTTACCTTGTATAATGATTTTTACGGAGACAGCCCGTTTGTTTCCATATTAGAAAGCATTCAAAACTGCGATATCAAAAATGTTATTTATTCTAATAATTGCCATATAGCATTTGAAGCAGGCAAAAATAAGGGCGAAGAAGGATTTTTAAAGATTTTTAGCGTGATAGACAACCTTGGCAAAGGTGCTTCGCTTCAAGCCGTCCAGAATATGAACCTTATGTTTAATCTGGAGCCGGATTTCGGGATACCGGAATATTCGCCCTTTCCGTAA
- a CDS encoding 30S ribosomal protein S9: MAKKSIIHSVGKRKAGIARVYFKEGTGKILINGKDFDKYFPLESLRVIATRPLAFYPIENKFDIYINVAGGGLSGQAGAIKLALAKAILLINPDTKETLAKASMLTRDPRVKERKKYGQKGARARFQFSKR, translated from the coding sequence ATGGCAAAAAAAAGCATTATACATTCGGTCGGCAAAAGAAAGGCAGGGATTGCAAGGGTATATTTCAAAGAAGGAACAGGCAAAATTCTGATTAACGGAAAAGATTTTGATAAATATTTTCCGCTTGAAAGTTTAAGAGTGATTGCCACAAGACCCTTAGCATTTTATCCCATAGAAAATAAATTCGACATTTATATTAATGTTGCCGGCGGGGGGCTAAGCGGACAGGCAGGCGCCATAAAACTTGCTCTTGCAAAGGCGATTCTTTTAATTAACCCCGACACAAAGGAAACTCTTGCAAAAGCCTCGATGCTTACAAGAGATCCAAGGGTGAAAGAAAGGAAAAAATATGGCCAAAAAGGTGCCCGTGCAAGATTCCAGTTTTCAAAAAGATAA
- a CDS encoding 50S ribosomal protein L13 — protein sequence MAESKWILIDAKGVSLGRVAGFAANKLMGKDKPDWTPYADNGDFVIVINSAKAKLTGKKTTDKEYHFHSGYPGGLKSYNYKDMVKKDPAYPILQAVKGMLPKNRLSDALLKKIKVYPDENHPHTAQQPVKIEIAK from the coding sequence ATGGCGGAAAGCAAATGGATATTGATAGATGCAAAGGGTGTCAGTTTGGGAAGGGTTGCCGGTTTTGCCGCCAACAAGCTCATGGGTAAGGATAAACCTGACTGGACGCCTTATGCCGACAACGGAGATTTTGTTATCGTTATAAATAGCGCAAAGGCTAAGTTGACGGGTAAAAAAACAACGGATAAGGAATACCATTTTCACAGCGGGTATCCCGGCGGGCTTAAGTCTTATAATTATAAAGATATGGTTAAAAAAGACCCTGCATATCCTATTTTACAAGCCGTAAAGGGAATGCTTCCTAAAAACAGGCTTTCGGATGCCCTCCTTAAAAAAATTAAAGTGTATCCCGATGAAAATCATCCGCATACGGCTCAACAGCCCGTAAAGATTGAAATAGCTAAGTAA
- a CDS encoding HPP family protein — MWFKEYVSRMKGGGQSPTGVSFHVIFWSGFASIIGIGVVAYLSAKFFNPYDLTLLIGSFGASAVLIYGAIKTPLAQPRNLIGGHILSGFVGVASYKLLGHISMPLASAVAVSFAIMLMHATKTLHPPGGATALIAVIGGKGIYKLGFLYALMPAGLGAFILLMVALLVNNLSKYRKYPEYWW; from the coding sequence ATGTGGTTTAAGGAATACGTAAGCAGAATGAAAGGCGGAGGGCAGAGTCCGACCGGCGTAAGCTTTCACGTAATTTTTTGGTCGGGATTCGCATCTATTATAGGTATAGGCGTAGTTGCATATTTATCGGCAAAATTTTTCAATCCGTACGACCTGACTCTGCTTATAGGTTCGTTCGGCGCCTCCGCCGTTCTTATATACGGCGCGATAAAAACTCCCCTTGCACAGCCGAGAAATCTTATAGGGGGACATATACTTTCAGGCTTTGTAGGCGTGGCAAGTTATAAGCTGCTCGGGCATATCAGTATGCCTTTAGCTTCTGCCGTTGCAGTTTCTTTCGCGATTATGCTTATGCATGCGACAAAAACGCTTCACCCTCCCGGAGGGGCTACCGCGCTTATAGCCGTTATAGGCGGAAAAGGAATATACAAGCTTGGTTTTCTTTACGCTTTAATGCCTGCAGGTTTGGGAGCTTTTATTCTTTTAATGGTGGCGCTTCTCGTTAACAATCTTTCTAAATACCGAAAATATCCAGAATATTGGTGGTAG
- a CDS encoding CBS domain-containing protein, with translation MENGEKKEKNCVEITEEDIREAFEEHKTFIDITIDDFMKIYRHAFDLAIERVHSVTVGEVMSKKFISLSEDSGINSAMNLLAENGLTCAPVVNDANFVTGFISDSDILTSAGVVKKHTFRDVVRHLIGEPTPHLHRTIDVNNIKDIMTSPAITVSVDTCIKKAAEIFNEKRIKSMPVIGKDGKLAGVISMTDIIKYIGKN, from the coding sequence ATGGAAAACGGAGAAAAGAAAGAGAAAAACTGTGTCGAAATAACGGAAGAAGACATCAGAGAAGCCTTTGAAGAACACAAAACCTTTATAGACATAACTATCGACGATTTTATGAAGATTTACAGGCATGCATTCGACTTAGCGATAGAGAGGGTTCACAGTGTTACCGTGGGGGAGGTGATGTCCAAAAAATTTATTTCCTTATCCGAGGATTCAGGTATAAATTCGGCGATGAATTTACTTGCGGAAAACGGCTTAACCTGCGCCCCAGTAGTTAACGACGCAAATTTTGTTACGGGGTTTATTTCGGATTCGGATATTTTAACCAGCGCGGGAGTCGTAAAGAAACATACCTTCAGAGATGTGGTGAGGCATCTTATCGGCGAACCTACCCCGCATCTTCACAGGACTATAGACGTAAACAATATTAAAGACATAATGACTTCGCCGGCAATTACCGTATCCGTAGATACTTGCATAAAAAAGGCGGCGGAAATATTTAACGAAAAGAGAATAAAAAGTATGCCGGTTATAGGCAAAGACGGAAAACTGGCAGGGGTAATATCTATGACCGATATAATAAAATATATCGGGAAAAATTAA
- the mobB gene encoding molybdopterin-guanine dinucleotide biosynthesis protein B, whose amino-acid sequence MAKNNANINNAEPPPKIVSFIAKSGTGKTTLIEKIIKILAEKGYRVSSLKHTDHDFDADIQGKDSWRHKNAGAYSTMLLSEKKMAFFSDVKEAEKPHGVKDIVLKFFGGSDIVIIEGFKDLNIPKIELLRKEISPDMDIKYKNDPNLILVCGDDFIKDLKIPQININDTEKIAGFIEKEIIGV is encoded by the coding sequence ATGGCAAAAAATAACGCAAATATTAATAACGCGGAACCCCCTCCTAAAATCGTTTCGTTTATCGCCAAATCGGGTACGGGCAAAACTACCTTAATCGAAAAGATAATAAAAATACTGGCGGAAAAGGGCTACAGGGTTTCATCCCTCAAGCATACCGACCATGATTTCGATGCCGATATTCAGGGAAAAGACTCATGGAGGCATAAAAACGCGGGCGCCTACTCAACCATGCTTCTTTCGGAGAAAAAAATGGCTTTTTTTAGCGATGTAAAGGAGGCGGAAAAGCCGCACGGAGTTAAAGATATAGTCTTAAAATTTTTCGGCGGTTCCGACATAGTTATAATAGAAGGGTTTAAGGACTTAAATATACCCAAGATAGAACTTTTAAGAAAAGAAATTTCTCCTGATATGGATATTAAATATAAAAACGACCCTAATTTGATTCTTGTTTGCGGGGACGATTTTATTAAAGATTTAAAAATACCCCAAATAAATATAAACGATACCGAAAAGATCGCCGGTTTCATTGAAAAAGAGATAATAGGCGTTTAA